The genome window GAAGTTaaaatacccttgcagatcGTTAAGTGATATAGTCTTTTCTCTGGAAGTGTTCTCTTAACACatcatttcttttttcatacaaaaagtaaattgtaactaaagaataaaatatattagtcTGCTTTgacataaattaaacaagCAAAGGAAAAGCAAGGAACAGTTTCCTAtagatatttgtaaaataaaaaaacaacgattatatcgataaaaataaaacttctgCAGGGGTAATAATGAAATTCCCTATGTATAGGGTTTGTACACGCAacagaaaaattcaattaaattaagttgagCACAagcaattgtaatttaattagtttcttttgctatatttgtatttgtttttgtttacctGCATATTAAATATGCGCTTGTTATAAACATTTCAGttgttaaaaagaaaaacaaaaaacataatattataaataataattttttttttagtttttttttaaagcacaAAAGAGAGGCACACAAAATATAAACCGAAAGCCAAACAACGACagctacacacacaaaacacacagacacagagacactgacacacacacacacacacacacagacgtatccacagatacacacacagcaaactgttttaatgctttataaatgtttttaatatttgtaatacccatgtaatttattatgctacttaaaatttaaaaacaaattaatgttaaatacacaaaaacaaaaaaattcaaaacgaaaaaattgaaaaatgaaaatccaaaattcccccaaaaaaagaacaacaaaaaacatccAACAAAATGTCAAAACGAACGCAAGAAttctgcataaatttaaatttatttcaaactctatttttttttttaaataattttaagcagctaatactaaatataaaaataaaaattaactaataatgaataataatatttgttttttattattaaacataaaaagatGTCAGAAAATGgcaacattttctttaaaattaaaaaaaaaaaatttaataaaacatttaaaaaaaatacaacaaacaaacaacaaaacaaaagcaaaaatgtaaaaataaatgttctgcttcaaagtcaaaaaaaaacgtatcagaaatgtgctttttttattttgggcaTTCGAGGAATTTCAGCTTGTAAGCACATTATGGCGTTTAAGCGCTACATGCGCTGTTAACCAACACTGGCGCTTAATAATCAACACTAGACAAGTCTTACTCATAGCGCCATGCGTCACGCCCCCTTTAAGTTGTCTTCGGTTGCCGCCTTCGTCTGCGTTTAATGCGAAGCTGCCTGCCCCAATTGTCAAAGCCCAATtttagataccctgtaagctgTTATGGGGTGTGCTCAATTTGTGGTAATGCATGTGAACTTTGCCATTATCAGATCTAATTTGGAGTCCTGTATTTGCCTGACTCTCctcaaatacaacaaattggAATTTTAGGATTTTTAAGCATACTCAACCTTTAATATGTAGTTGTCCAGGGTACTTGTCAGTCGATCAGTagtgcagttgttgctgttcttggcGCGTGTCTTGGTGTGGGCGTGGGACACTGACTGCTAACCACAGATCgttgattgttgctgttgttgctgttgttgttgccccacCGACGGACCATGCGACGACATCTGGCAGCTCAATTGCCGCACAGAGAGTGAGGGACGGGGGTGAGGTTAGGGGCAAGGGGGACGGTGGTCGGTTAAGAATGGGCGGACATATAAAAAGACTATGACATCATGTTATTATGCAAAAAGACGACGGCTTTATTGAGAATCTAAAAGACCGACTGGGTCGAGaatgagtgagagagagagagacagagcaaGAGAGGGAAGCAAAGCTTAGTGTGTCAGTTTTCAAGCTGCATTCTGTTAGTTAAcagccctctctctctctctctctctattatTCTCTCTGAGTTCTCCCTCTCTCAGTCTCTTTCTCATATGCATAAGTTGAAGGCTTGGGCGATGCCTTCGACGCTTGGATGATTAATACACCGGCTCTGATTAAGATAAACTCCCCCGCCCTCCCCTGTCACGCTCCCTCTCGCTCGACGCCCCTGCACTGACTGTGTCTGTGATTAATGCctaattgcaaattgaatgtCATAACAGTAATTGAGAAACATGTTAAAATCCttctaaatgcaaattgtCGCAGCTTGCTTGGCAAATGTGTCATAGTTTCATTCGTTCGGTCATCGCTCAGAGTATCACATTGTTGGACACATGACATCGATGACATCTCTAGGATCGATCGAGTGGGTGGCCCAATCCCATTCATAATCTGACAGTTTTCCATCGCAAAAAACACATTATCAATCATGTTTTTTATCAACGTCTCAATGTAATACATATAactaacataattttttttacaaaattaattaaatttaaatgcagaatgaacttatttcaatttgaaaatcggttcagttttgacaaagttatgagagtttgaagctGGTCAGACTTAGGATCCATTCACTTTGttgtcaaagtttttgttgaattttacatgatattttacaagaaaatgaaatgtcttaaaatcagttttaaagtgttgattCATGCTAATTactatataaggagttgattaaaagtgaaaacttgagatttaaaattttcaattttcaaaatatcaaaggggggacccttaggatCGAACTCAAgattttgagaaaaataattttttttacaaaattaattaaatttgaatgcagaatgaattaagagaccaaaccatgatcaaaatgacatttcctTTAAagatcggttcagttttgacaaagttatgacagtttgaagctgGTCAGACTTAGggtaaattgaatttgcaagccagaatttttgataaatttctcatgattttttacaagaaaatgaaatatctcagaatcagttttaaagtgttgtcttatgctaattacgatattaggagttgattaaagttgaaaacttgagatttaaaattttcaattttcaaaatatcaaaggggggacccttaggatcgaacccaagatttagaggaaaataattttttttacaaaattaattaaatttgaatgcagaatgaatgtagagaccaaaccataatcaaaatgacattccctttaaaaatcggttcagttttgagaaagttatgacaatttgaaattgttcagACTTCGGAGCTAGTCACTTTGctagtcaaaatttttgttaaatttcacatgattttttacaagaaaatgaaatatctcagaatcagttttaaagtgttgttttatgctaattacgatattaggagttgattaaacttgaaaacttgagatttaaaattttcaattttcaaaatatcaaaggggggacccttaggatCGAACCCAaaatttagaggaaaataattttttttactaaattaattaaatttgaatgcagaatgaattttgagaccaaaccatgatcaaaaagacattccttctaaaaatcggttcagttttgacaaagttatgacagtttgaagctgGTCAGACTTAGGATCCACccattttacaagtcaaaatttttgttaaatttcacatgattttttacaagaaaatgaaatatctcagaatcagttttaaagtgttgttttatgctaattacgatattaggagttgattaaacttgaaaacttgagatttaaaattttcaattttcaaaatatcaaaggggggacccttaggatcgaacccaagatttagaggaaaataattttttttacaaaattaattaaatttgaatgcagaatgaattttgagaccaaaccatgatcaaaatgacattcccttTAAAgatcggttcagatttgacaaagttatgacagtttgaagctgGTCAGACTTAGGATCCACccattttacaagtcaaaattttttttaaatttcacatgattttttacaagaaaatgaaatatctcagaatcagttttaaaatgttgttttatgctaattacgatattaggagttgattaagcttgaaaacttgagatttaaaattttcaattttcaaaatatcaaaggggggacccttaggatcaaacccaagatttagaggaaaataactttttttacaaaattaattaaatttgaatgcagaatgaattttggGACCAAAccttaatcaaaatgacattccctttgaaaatcggtttagttttgacaaagtaatgacagtttgaagctgGTCACACTTAGggtaaattgaatttgcatgtcagaatttttgttaaatttcacttgattttttacaagaaaatgaattatctcagaatcagttttaaagtgttgttttatgctaattacgatattagGAGTTGATTACActtgaaaacttgagattaaaaattttcaattttcaaaatatcaaaggggggacccttaggatCGAAaccaagatttagaggaaaataatttttttacaaaattaattaaatttgaatgcagaatgaatttagagaccaaaccataatcaaaatgacattccctttaagaatcggttcagttttgacaaagttatgacagtttgaagctgGTCAGACTTAGGATCcatccactttacaagtcaaaagttttgtcaaatttcacataattttttacaagaaaatgaaatatctcagaatcagttttaaagtgttgttttatgataATTACGATAttaagagttgattaaaagtgaaaacttgagatttaaaatttttaattttcaaaatatccaAGGGGGGAGTCTTTGCtttaaaatcgaaaccaaTATTAGGAGGCAAACTTTTGGGGGTTTTAAGTGTAtgaatttaagtatttatttttttattggctAACACCAACGCAGCTCATCTGACTGATAGCAACAGGTTGCCGTTAAGGCTTTTTGGGTTCATGTTTTTGGTATAGATTGCAGGCAGACTGCAAATCTTAAGCATGCATGACATTCAGTTCCAGCAATAGGCGTGCGTCAGCTTTAATTGTGTTGACCAGGCTAAAGGCAGTTTAAAGAACGGTCTATAGAACAGTTACAATGGTCATAATCGAATGGAATCGAAAGGAAATCAACGTTGTgataaattattgtatttaatcgTATCAAATGCCGCTCATAAATAACCAAACGCATTATCATTGAACGTACTATTAGCAATCACAGTGACAAGTCCGAtatacacattcacacacacacacacacacacacacacacacacacacacacacacacacacacacacttgtagGTAGAAGTACCGCCTGTAGTGTGGTGTATTTTTAGCTGTGCGTTAAGTGAAAAATTATGCCAcctagacaacaacaacgttagtaacaacagcaagtaTAATTGTTTTAGACGGGAGTGAACAACTAAGAGATACCCTGAGTCGGTTTTACAAAAGGGCACTACTTTTCTCTCCCTATTTTCCATCACTGAACAAATATCCTTAAATAAACTATCTATTAAGACTGAAtcattatgaaattttcagaatattatgttcatttgaaaatcggtgagtattttaaaattcaaaagctTAGCTTGTAGAAAGCGAATGTAAGTCAATATACTAcagatttatttgaatttgatgaTAGACAAACGTTAAGAGttgaaataagaaataatgtaatgattaaattgaattgaaatcggctaagatttgacaaagttatgacaatttgaagtttatgaaaaatgtcaagggaaaaaaattgagtgatggaaaaatattaaatttttcaatttttataaagaatcaaattaaagcagagttgtcgattttttcatgaaaatcagttaaattaACTCAATTGATCTTCGAAGTAGTTAAGATTTTGATTACAAACTCTCACAGTATTGGCGTAAGTCTTTGCACTTTCCACTCACTAGTTCCGCATACCTCACTTAACTAATTTCACGTGTCCAGGGTATAAGAACAAAATCGTATGGTAACAAACACAAGTGCAACCTGTGATAAATGGGTTTGTCTTGCGGCCAAAAGGCTCAAGATTAGCATTGGCCAGGGCCCAAAGCATTCGAGAACAACGAAAACACCAACTGTTGATGTCGACCCGCTGTCTGCCAGACATTCTATGGTTTAACATGAAATCACGCTGAATTCAATACAGAAGGTCAAGTCAGAGGGCGTGGCATGCTTAAAGCCCacatataacataaatattaatatgctAGAAAGTACCTAAGGGCGGAGAATGGCTCAACCGCCTTTCAAAAGTCGaatttacattattaaaatggGAATTTTAGATAtgcactttaaaataaattttagaaattcataaaatgaagataataagaacatttttattaggaacaaaattatttagtttaatttattaagcaaTAGAATtttgtgccaaaaaaaaattgttcacataatacaaatatatatataatactcgGAAATccaaaaatcattttagtttaatattatttattttcaaatacatatgtaaaacaaaaaatcaaataaaagactGTATGCAAAATAATCCCCAGCTTTTGAAAAGTAATGACAAATTTGTTATATGATTTAGAAAACAGTAAAATTAAGTCAAACGACctattgttaataattatataattatgatCCCTTTGTCCAGTGGCTAAAATGTGGAGAATCGGTTTGGGATCAACGTAGTCAGGTTCTGTTTGCATCTGTTATACGCACTTTGTGCCAGCTGCGGATTTATAGttataattgcatatttatttaaagcaggctgcaaaaatatgcaatacacacacacataaacctGCACACATActaacatatatacatacatacatacatatgcatatttggcaTGCTATGGCTACAAGTTCAGGTGCATGACGCGACATTAGCTGAGGCATTGCAACATTTGGCGCAACAAATGGGATGTGACGGCCAAGACGTCGTTTAGGCGGGGTGGGGCAAGAGGTAAGGGGCAAGGGGCAACGAAAAGGGGTACAGAGACAGGGGCTTTTTGCaggttgcaagttgcagtgtttgtgacaaacaacaacagaaaatgtTATTCGAATTGCTGCGCATATTATGTGCATATGGCCGTCAATCATTGCCATTATTATATTGCATTATTGCAGTCATTctatcagtcagtcaatcaaggTGCAGCCAAGTTGCATTTTGGCCGTTGGCTAAGGTCAGCACAGCCAACattgcgtatgagtaatgtcGGCGCattaaaacacacaaataGACTGGGCAAATCTCGATCTTTAGCCACTGTGCGCAACGCCCACAACACTCAGATACTGAATAGTTAAAATAACATGAATGCTCATTGGCAGCGCACTTATTAGctgcaaatcaaattcaaaattcatattcaaatcGATATGGCCGCAGGTCGTTCCCCAACAATCAACAACAGTAAtagaacaacagcagcagcagtaaaaacaacaacaacaataacaatagtaataataaaaacaacaaacaacaaacgtaTCAACGCCATTTTGTCAAAAGGTGCGTCCACAGCGACGCCATGCGCCGTTGGGAGTCTGAATCTAAATCTTTATTTTCGCTGACGCATATAAAACGTGAAGCtttaaaagatttaatatCTAGAAACGAATTTAATACTGCACATGACTAATTGGCAATCAATCAAGTTTTGCAGCGTCTTTCGGCGATTACTAATCATTGCagtgacaacaaaaaatgaataaaatgttataaaataatggcaataaacaatttacataATCGAGAATTGTTTGGTCATGCTTGGGAAGTGTGTTGGCCCGTTTTATTCACCagctattttcaaaatttacgcaatttatttaaattcgaatAACTGCGCAATTTGAGTGCTGCCAGACTGTCAGAACAAAGTGATTATTTGGCGATGAATGCTGTCAACCTCACGTGCGTGCAAATCTGCGCGCAGCCAACTTCACGCAAGCGCAAATATGAGCGATAAGGCGTTTGCTTTTTGCGTCTCgacgacaacaataaaaacattggCGCGATCTATTTGGATGTTtgcaaattaatgaaaatcttaaaaaagttGCTTGCAGGTGATGTATTCGCCGCGCAAGGTGCTGCCAGCACCAGAGACGAATGACTTTGGCTTTCCCTACACGCCCTACGCCATACAGGAGCAACTGATGCAGGAGCTCTTCCAGGTGCTGGAGCGCAAGCAAATCGGCATCTTTGAGAGTCCTACGGGAACGGGCAAGTCACTGACACTGACCTGCGCTGCCCTCACCTGGCTGCAGCAGCACGAGCAGCTGGTGCGCTCCGAGCTGCTTCAGCGGATCGATGATGTGGAAACAGAACTGCGCACGCTGCAGGCGGCAAGTGCAGAGGCCGAAGATTGGATAACAGCGCAGAGTAACACGCTCAAGCAGCGCCAggagctgcagcagctgcagcgacTGCGTGCACTGCTGCTggagaaggagcaggagctggAGCAGATGAAGCAAcgcaagaaacaacaacagagaacGGCGAGAAAGGCAGTTGAtctgcagcagcaggaggagtTACTCCCAGACCCCGAACTTGACTCGGACGAGGAGCCATCTGAGCTGGAGGCGCAGGTGGAGCCGGAGTTGAGTGAGCAGCGCTTCCGGGATGTACAGATCTTCTACTGCAGTCGGACGCACTCGCAGCTGGCGCAGATTGTGGCCGAGTTGAAGAAGACGCCACATGGTCGCCAGGTGCGTTGCATCTCGCTCGGCTCCCGGCAGCAGCTGTGCGTCAATCCTCAGGTGCGACGACTGCCCAATGTGGCGCTCATGAACGAGCGTTGCCTGGACATGGCGCGCTCCAAGACGCCGGCCAATCCCAGCAAGAAACCCCGACTGGAGGGGGTGGGTCGCTGTGCTTATAAGGCGCCTGGACAACTGCAGAGGCTCAGCGATGTGGCGCTCTGTGATCCCCTGGACATTGAGGAGCTGGCCAAGGAAGGCGCCGCATGTGGCAGCTGTCCCTACTATGCCACACGTGCTGCCCAGGCGCAGGCACAGCTGGTGCTACTGCCGTAtccgttgctgctgcagcgcaGCTCACGCCAGCAGCTGGGCATCGATCTGCGTGGCGCCATCATCATTGTGGACGAGGCACACAATCTGCTGGACACGATTGCCCAGCTGCACAGCAGCGAGCTGACGCTGTCGCAGCTGCAGCTGGCCAAGGAGCAGCTGGGCGCCTACAAGTCGCGCTATGCTCGGCGCCTGAGCAGCGCCAATCTGTTGCGGATCAATCAGCTAATCTTTGTGGTGCGACgcctgctgcagctgctccagCTGGACGCCGAGCCACGCATGCTGCGCACCTATGAGCTCAGCTCGGAGGGTGACTTCTTCAACATCGATCTGCATGCCGTGCTGCAGTTCTGCAGCCGCACAAGGTTCGCCCAGAAGCTGCAAGGCTTcagccagcagcagctgcgtGAACCGCTGCCCAGCGAGAATCGTCCGCCTGCCACACAGCAGCTGCTCCAACGCCTGGCCAAGGAGCATCAGCTCAGTCAGATGACCAAGAAACGCAAGCTCCaagaggagcagcaggagcaggagcagaaaCTATCTCTTGAGCAGCCAATGCAGCTCAAAGCGGCAATCCCTTCCCCGATTCGACCACTCCTCGCCTTCCTGGAGACGCTCACCAGCGATGCAGCCGATGGCAGGATTCTGCTCAATCCCAAGGCGCAAACAGTCAAATATCTGCTGCTCAATCCTGCCGAGCATTTTGCGGACATTGTCGCCGAGGCGCGTGCCGTGAGTCAATTGAATCTTTTACTATTATACGAGTATTCCATGATTGATCCTTTGTCTTCTGCTCCTGCAGCTCATCATTGCCGGCGGCACAATGCAACCCACACATGAATTGACCGCCCAACTCTTTGCCCAGTGTCCGGAGCGCGTCGTGGAGCGTTTCTACAGTCATGTGGTGCCTCCGGATGCAGTGCTGCCCTTCGTCCTGCCCACTGGGCCAACAGGCGCCACACTCTGCTTCAATTACGCCCAGCGTGCCAATCCCCTCATGGTAAATCCTTTATAGATTACTGAATTTattggtttgggctgtgcaatgatcagtcagtcagtgagtgagtcaggacaaacagtttcaAAAAAGGagttacaattaatttatattagagaagtttttaagatatttgaGATTTGAGTCACTCAAcgtaaatgtttttaaagaaaattattattttttatttttattacgaaaattgaataataatttttaatttacaaattaaatgactTTGTATTGatttgtaatatataaatttaaagtaagagttatattatataattttttaaattcaatttttgcgtctatacattttattttggatctctgaaaaaatacgaaatacaagatccaatttttatttttatttatctgaACAATTCAACCTAAAATCTGTCTAATCCTCTCCAGCTCAAGGAGCTCACCATGGTGCTGCAGAATCTGTGCAGTGTTCTGCCCGCGGGCTTGGTGTGCTTTCTGCCCTCCTACGATTACCTGGACACAGTGTATGCGCAACTGCAGCAAAGTGGAGCCCTGCAGCGGATCTCGCAGAGGAAGCGCATCTTCAGGGAGTCAGCCGGCGGCAGCgtggagcagctgctgcagcaatATGCGGAGACCATCGGAGAGGGCGGAGGCGCCTTGTTGCTCAGCGTTGTGGGTGGCAAACTGTCGGAGGGTCTCAACTTTGCCGACAATCTGGGACGTGGTGTGATCGTTGTGGGTCTGCCCTATCCCAACCGTCACGCACCCGAGCTCAAGGAGCGCATGCGTCACCTGGACGAGCAACTGGGCAATGGAGCTGGCAACGAATACTATGAAAATCTCAGCATGAAGGCGGTCAATCAATGCATTGGTCGCTCCGTGCGTCACATCCGTGACTATGCCTGTGTCTACCTGCTGGACGAACGCTACACGAATCCACGCATCCAGCAGAAGCTCCCAGCGTGGATTGCACGTCATCTGAACGTGGCCAGCGATGGATTTGGTGCCGTTCAAGCGCGCACAGCGCGTTTTTTCAAAACCAAGAGTCAGGCATTAAAACCGGAACCGTAACCGATAAACGGTATTAACCGTAAGTAACCGATTCACATATGACGGTTAAGATCGGTTCAACGaagtattaaattcaattatgttaAGGTGTAATCATTGCTTTCCAAAatacatttgatttttaattttaaattgaataataatctcatttaatagaatttttttttctaatataaaagaattttttgtttccaaataaacatatgtatatttaaaatttataacatttataccacttatctttttttaatgtgaaccgaaatcaaatacaaaaaaaccaGTAACCCTTACGGAACcgataaaaaatgtttttgagtAACCGAAAGCGGCGAAAAccaaaattcaaaacataTTCATTACCCTAACTCGAACCGATATTCGGTTCGGATTGATTCGCAAtctcaatcaaaataaatgtattacaaatttatcaaaCGAATAACAacgaatatttattaacatagaatttttggaattggaattgcagCTGACCCTGTTGCAGTATTATGTGTATTTCTAGGTGGATTTGGTGCCCCGGCAGTATTGGGCAAAGAGAAGATTATAGGATGGGAAATTGCAGCATTGCATGTCGGTGCGTTTCCAATTGGACAATGTGGAATATTCAATCT of Drosophila innubila isolate TH190305 chromosome X, UK_Dinn_1.0, whole genome shotgun sequence contains these proteins:
- the LOC117781469 gene encoding ATP-dependent DNA helicase DDX11, whose translation is MYSPRKVLPAPETNDFGFPYTPYAIQEQLMQELFQVLERKQIGIFESPTGTGKSLTLTCAALTWLQQHEQLVRSELLQRIDDVETELRTLQAASAEAEDWITAQSNTLKQRQELQQLQRLRALLLEKEQELEQMKQRKKQQQRTARKAVDLQQQEELLPDPELDSDEEPSELEAQVEPELSEQRFRDVQIFYCSRTHSQLAQIVAELKKTPHGRQVRCISLGSRQQLCVNPQVRRLPNVALMNERCLDMARSKTPANPSKKPRLEGVGRCAYKAPGQLQRLSDVALCDPLDIEELAKEGAACGSCPYYATRAAQAQAQLVLLPYPLLLQRSSRQQLGIDLRGAIIIVDEAHNLLDTIAQLHSSELTLSQLQLAKEQLGAYKSRYARRLSSANLLRINQLIFVVRRLLQLLQLDAEPRMLRTYELSSEGDFFNIDLHAVLQFCSRTRFAQKLQGFSQQQLREPLPSENRPPATQQLLQRLAKEHQLSQMTKKRKLQEEQQEQEQKLSLEQPMQLKAAIPSPIRPLLAFLETLTSDAADGRILLNPKAQTVKYLLLNPAEHFADIVAEARALIIAGGTMQPTHELTAQLFAQCPERVVERFYSHVVPPDAVLPFVLPTGPTGATLCFNYAQRANPLMLKELTMVLQNLCSVLPAGLVCFLPSYDYLDTVYAQLQQSGALQRISQRKRIFRESAGGSVEQLLQQYAETIGEGGGALLLSVVGGKLSEGLNFADNLGRGVIVVGLPYPNRHAPELKERMRHLDEQLGNGAGNEYYENLSMKAVNQCIGRSVRHIRDYACVYLLDERYTNPRIQQKLPAWIARHLNVASDGFGAVQARTARFFKTKSQALKPEP